From the genome of Bacteroidales bacterium:
TAGAGGAGTCAATGCAGAGAGTCGAAGCGGTAATTGTAACAGGCGGATTAGGTCCAACCAACGATGATATAACCAAAAAGACACTTTGTAAAATATTCGGAGGAGAGATGATATTTTCCAAAGCAACACAAGAGAACAATGATGCCCTTTTTGCACGATTGGGTAAAGAGATGAACTCTCTGACACGATCACAAGCAATGGTGCCGGATTGTAGTAAAGTGTTACCAAACGTTGTGGGAACAGCACCCGGAATGATATTCAAACGTGATGGTAAGATGCTGATATCTCTACCGGGTGTACCATACGAAATGCAAAAACTTATAGATGACTCAGTTTTACCAATGTTTGAGCGATGTGCCACAACCGATAAAATATTTCACTCAACACGTATAGTAACAGGCTTTACAGAGTCAAAATTAGCAATCTATTTAACAGAGTACGAGGCATCATTGCCCTCAACAATAAAACTTGCCTATCTTCCCAAACCAAACCTAATACGTTTGAGATTAACAGCACGAGGCAACGATGCAGAACAACTCTATTGCGATATGTACGAGGCAACATTAAAGTTAGATGAGTTGCTTGGTGATAATATAATAAGTTACGAAGACTTGACCCTTGAAGAGATACTTATCAACCATTTAAAAGATAAAAACTATACAATATCAACAGCTGAGAGTTGTACAGGTGGTGGAATAGCCTCAAAAATAACCTCAGTTGCAGGAGCATCGGCAGTATTCATGGGAGGGATAGTGGCATACGATAATAGTGTAAAAGTTAATCAACTTCGAGTAGAGGAGGAGATTATCAATAAATATGGCGTAGTAAGCACACAAGTAGTTGAGCAAATGGCAAAAGGGGTGGCAGATAAATTTAAAACCGATTGTGCAATAGCTACTTCGGGGATAGCAGGTCCATCGGGAGGAAGTAAGCAAAAACCTGTCGGCACTATTGCCATTGCCGTATATTGTAACGGCAAAGTTCAATCACGCCTTGTAACTATACCCTCTGCAAATAGAATGAGAAACATAGAGCGTTTCATCGATTTAGCACTATATGATATGATATTAAATTTAAGGGCAATCGAACAGATAAGATAATAGAAGAAAGGAAATCCTTTGCTTCTTTGTGATGCTATGATTATAAATAGAACTTCTCGATAATCTCTTTACACTCGGCAAGAACTTCAGGTTTACCTGCATCAATCCTTATAATATCATCTCCGCAAAACATTTCGCCAATGTTGAGTTCACGTGATTTTGATGCGTTCAGATAAAAAGGAATAAGCGGAAAAGCCTCTTTGTATTCTCTCATTAACCTAATAGTTTTAGCATTTAAAACGTGTATTCCCATAAATGCACGTTCGTTATTTGCGTTGGGGATATATTTCTCGTCTGTTAATAAAGTTTCATTAGTTGCTTTATTCCTCCATCCACAAAGTTGGTTGTTGGTAAAATATAAAACCCTGTTAGAGCGAGGCTTTTCGGTAACCAACATAACATCAAATTTGTTCCCCTCACAATATACTCTTTTCAAATCTACATTTGTAAAAATATCAACATTGTGAACAAGAATAGGAGCATCGTTCTCAAATAAACACCCGGCCTTAGCAATACCGCCACCGGTATCAAGTAATAACTCTCGCTCATCCGAAATCTTAATATTTAAACCAAAATTGTTGTTTCTCTTTAAGAACTCAACAATCTGTTCCCCAAAATAGTGAATGTTAATTACAATATTACTGACCCCGGCTTTCTTAAGATTTAAAATCTGGTGTTCAAGCATAGTTTTACCTCCCACTTCAACCAATGCTTTTGGAGTATTATCAGTAAGTGGGCGAAGGCGAGTGCCTAATCCTGCCGCCAAAATAATTGCATTCATCTTTCAGGTATAGTATAAGAGCGGTTCAACATAATATGCTTAACATTGATTCTTACCCCAAACTTTTCGGAAATATGTTTTGCGATATGCTCGGCACTATAAACCGAGCGGTGTTGTCCTCCAGTGCAACCGCAACAAATTTGAATATGAGTAAAACCACGTCTTAAATAAGTCTCAACCATATTATCAACCATAGCGTAGGCATTATCTAAAAACTCGGAGATATTGCTTTCTCGTTCCAGAAACTCAATAACAGGAGCATCCGTTCCATTAAGTTTTTTATACTCCTCATATCTGCCGGGGTTATGAATGGCTCTGCAATCAAAAACAAAACCACCGCCATTGCCCGAATAGTCATCGGGAATACCTCTGTGGTACGAGAAACTCATAACATCAACCATTAATCCCTTATATTTGCAAGGCTTAAAACGGGGGAGTGATGCAACTTCCGTCATTACACTCCATAGGTAAGGAAGCCTCTCTTTATAGTTGTTTAGAAGTTCACCAATTTGATTTAGAGTTGTAGGAATAGGGTCAATAAAAGCCTTTTTTCTCTCAAATAATCCTCTATACCCATACGTTCCTAATGTTTGAAGAAGACGGAAAATTCTGAATAAATTAAGTTTCTCAATAAATAACTCCTTCTCAATATTTTTGTATTTTGAAAGAGAGTTAAGGTATGCATCAATCATCTTCTCGCAAACCTCGTTGCTGTATTTGGCTCGAGTCTGTCCTACAAACGAAGCCACATCATAATATATAGGGCCACGTCTGCCACCTTGAAAATCTATAAAATAAGGTTTGTTGTTATGCCACATTATATTACGAGATTGAAAATCTCTGTATAAGAATCTATTCTCATTCTCCTCTAACAAAAGATTGGCAAGGGTGTTGAACTCACTCTCTAACGCAGGTTCATCAATCTCAATGCCTACACCCTTTAAAAAGCAATATTTAAAGTAGTTCAAATCCCAGAAAACCGATACCCTGTCAAAATCCGCAACGGGGTAACAAACAGAGAAATCCAACCTCTCTCCAACCTTAAATTGAATATCGGCGAGTAACTCCATTGTGTGGCATAGCATTTCACAATCATTGTCATTAAAAACGCCACACTCTCGGCTATCTTTAAGTAGCGTAAACAGAGTGTCATCACCCAAATCCTCAATCAGATAGTGCATACCATCACTACTAACCACAACAACTTTGGGGGCGTTAATACCACACTCGTTAAATACGTTTGCAATAGAAATAAAAGCGTTGTTCTCATCAAAAGAGACACCGCTAACACCAATTAAACTATTGCCATTTGATGATAATCTGTAATAAGTTCTGTTTGAACCATCACCCGAAAGTTTCACAACCGATTTAGGTTGTTCTCCTATGACCTTATAATATAACTCGCTTAAAATATTCATAAATAAAGGTAGCCTATATTGACTCTTATCGCAAAGTTAGTAAATATTCAAAAATAAACTATCTTTGTAGTTATGAAAATATATTCAGCACCATTACAAGGATACACTGAGGCGGTCTGGCGAAATCTGCATCACTCGGTATTTTCAGGAGTAGATGCCTACTATACGCCATTTTTGCGATATGAGCGAAACGAAATACGCAGCAAAGATATTCGCGACATAGAGCAAAAGAATAACAACGTCCCCAATCTGGTACCGCAGATAATAGCCTCAACACCAGAAGAGATGCAACCCCTTTTGCAGCTGCTCCGTAGTGAGGGTTATAAAAGGGTAGATATAAATATGGGCTGTTCATTTATATTACAAGCCAAACGAAAGCGAGGAGCAGGAATATTGCCATATCCTCAAATGGTGAAGGAGTTAATGCAAGAGGTTGCACAAAACAGCGATATATCATTCTCAGTGAAGATGCGTTTAGGGTGGGAGAGTAAAGAAGAGTGGCAACAGTTAATACCCATATTAAACTCTGTCCCTTTAAATAGCATAACCATGCATCCACGTTTGGGGTTAGAACAATATAAGAAGGCAGTAGATATAGAGGCATTTGCCAATTTTTACAAAGAGTGTAAACACCCTGTAATATATAATGGAGATATAACTACACTATCAGACATAAAACGCATTGATGAACAATTCCCTAATGTAGAAGCCGTAATGTTAGGAAGAGGACTGCTTGCAAATCCAGCCTTGGCACAAGAGTATAAAGAGAATAGAGAATTTACTCACGAGGAGAAACGTATACTTGTAAAAACAATGCACGATGCAATGTATAATCAATTGTCTCCCCGTTTGCTTGGCAATACCCAATTTTTAAGCAAGATGAAACCCTATTGGGAG
Proteins encoded in this window:
- a CDS encoding CinA family nicotinamide mononucleotide deamidase-related protein; protein product: MKCEIIVIGDELLIGQVTDTNSGYIARKLNPIGIEIVRTTAIRDREDEIISAVEESMQRVEAVIVTGGLGPTNDDITKKTLCKIFGGEMIFSKATQENNDALFARLGKEMNSLTRSQAMVPDCSKVLPNVVGTAPGMIFKRDGKMLISLPGVPYEMQKLIDDSVLPMFERCATTDKIFHSTRIVTGFTESKLAIYLTEYEASLPSTIKLAYLPKPNLIRLRLTARGNDAEQLYCDMYEATLKLDELLGDNIISYEDLTLEEILINHLKDKNYTISTAESCTGGGIASKITSVAGASAVFMGGIVAYDNSVKVNQLRVEEEIINKYGVVSTQVVEQMAKGVADKFKTDCAIATSGIAGPSGGSKQKPVGTIAIAVYCNGKVQSRLVTIPSANRMRNIERFIDLALYDMILNLRAIEQIR
- a CDS encoding NTP transferase domain-containing protein; translated protein: MNAIILAAGLGTRLRPLTDNTPKALVEVGGKTMLEHQILNLKKAGVSNIVINIHYFGEQIVEFLKRNNNFGLNIKISDERELLLDTGGGIAKAGCLFENDAPILVHNVDIFTNVDLKRVYCEGNKFDVMLVTEKPRSNRVLYFTNNQLCGWRNKATNETLLTDEKYIPNANNERAFMGIHVLNAKTIRLMREYKEAFPLIPFYLNASKSRELNIGEMFCGDDIIRIDAGKPEVLAECKEIIEKFYL
- a CDS encoding phosphotransferase, whose product is MNILSELYYKVIGEQPKSVVKLSGDGSNRTYYRLSSNGNSLIGVSGVSFDENNAFISIANVFNECGINAPKVVVVSSDGMHYLIEDLGDDTLFTLLKDSRECGVFNDNDCEMLCHTMELLADIQFKVGERLDFSVCYPVADFDRVSVFWDLNYFKYCFLKGVGIEIDEPALESEFNTLANLLLEENENRFLYRDFQSRNIMWHNNKPYFIDFQGGRRGPIYYDVASFVGQTRAKYSNEVCEKMIDAYLNSLSKYKNIEKELFIEKLNLFRIFRLLQTLGTYGYRGLFERKKAFIDPIPTTLNQIGELLNNYKERLPYLWSVMTEVASLPRFKPCKYKGLMVDVMSFSYHRGIPDDYSGNGGGFVFDCRAIHNPGRYEEYKKLNGTDAPVIEFLERESNISEFLDNAYAMVDNMVETYLRRGFTHIQICCGCTGGQHRSVYSAEHIAKHISEKFGVRINVKHIMLNRSYTIPER
- a CDS encoding tRNA-dihydrouridine synthase family protein; translated protein: MKIYSAPLQGYTEAVWRNLHHSVFSGVDAYYTPFLRYERNEIRSKDIRDIEQKNNNVPNLVPQIIASTPEEMQPLLQLLRSEGYKRVDINMGCSFILQAKRKRGAGILPYPQMVKELMQEVAQNSDISFSVKMRLGWESKEEWQQLIPILNSVPLNSITMHPRLGLEQYKKAVDIEAFANFYKECKHPVIYNGDITTLSDIKRIDEQFPNVEAVMLGRGLLANPALAQEYKENREFTHEEKRILVKTMHDAMYNQLSPRLLGNTQFLSKMKPYWEYLLPDMLKREKKAILKSSTIEKYMMNVNIALSNY